A genomic window from Gossypium hirsutum isolate 1008001.06 chromosome D12, Gossypium_hirsutum_v2.1, whole genome shotgun sequence includes:
- the LOC107947250 gene encoding glutamate synthase [NADH], amyloplastic isoform X2, whose translation MKLDAGLDGLGELIHSRFSTNTFPSWDRAQPMRVLGHNGEINTLRGNINWMKAREGLLKCKELGLSKNEMKKLLPIVDASSSDSGAFDGVLELLVRAGRSLPEAVMMMIPEAWQNDKNMDPQRKALYEYFSALMEPWDGPALISFTDGRYLGATLDRNGLRPGRFYVTHSGRVIMASEVGVVDIPPADVLRKGRLNPGMMLLVDFENHIVVDDEALKQQYSLARPYGEWLQRQKIELNDIVDSVQESERLPPSIAGSMPASNDDDNMDNLGIHGLLAPLKAFGYTVEALEMLLLPMAKDGTEALGSMGNDAPLAVMSNREKLTFEYFKQMFAQVTNPPIDPIREKIVTSMECMIGPEGDLTETTEEQCHRLSLKGPLLSIEETEAIKKMNFKGWRSKVLDITYSKDCGRKGLEETLDRICAEARDAIKEGYTLLVLSDRAFSSKRVAVSSLLAVGAVHHHLVKNLERTRVGLIVESAEPREVHHFCTLVGFGADAICPYLAIETIWRLQVDGKIPPKSSGEFHSKEELVKKYFKASNYGMMKVLAKMGISTLASYKGAQIFEALGLSSEVIEKCFAGTPSRVEGATFEMLARDALHLHELAFPSRAFAPGSAEAVALPNPGDYHWRKGGEVHLNDPLAIAKLQEAARSNSVAAYKEYAKRIHELNKTCNLRGMLKFKESEAKIPLDEVEPASEIVKRFCTGAMSYGSISLEAHATLAIAMNTLGGKSNTGEGGEQPSRMVPLPDGSRNPKRSAIKQVASGRFGVSSYYLTNADELQIKMAQGAKPGEGGELPGHKVIGDIAVTRNSTAGVGLISPPPHHDIYSIEDLAQLIHDLKNSNPSARISVKLVSEAGVGVIASGVVKGHADHVLISGHDGGTGASRWTGIKNAGLPWELGLAETHQTLVANDLRGRTVLQTDGQLKTGRDVAIAALLGAEEFGFSTAPLITLGCIMMRKCHKNTCPVGIATQDPVLREKFAGEPEHVINFFFMLAEEVREIMSQLGFRTVTEMVGRSDMLEVDKEVLSNNEKLQNIDLSLLLRPAADIRPEAAQYCIQKQDHGLDMALDQKLIKLSTAALEKGLPVYIETPICNVNRAVGTMLSHEVTKRYHLAGLPAGTIHIKLSGSAGQSLGAFLCPGIMLELEGDSNDYVGKGLSGGKIVVYPPKGSRFDPKENIVIGNVALYGATSGEAYFNGMAAERFCVRNSGAKAVVEGVGDHGCEYMTGGTVVVLGKTGRNFAAGMSGGIAYVLDVDGKFQSRCNPELVDLDKIEEEEDIVTLKMMIQQHQRHTNSQLAREVLANFESLLPKFIKVFPRDYKRVLAKMKDQEASERAAKEAEEQDEVELMEKDAFEELKKLAAASSNEKSSLTVEAEPVKRPTQVSDAVKHRGFVAYEREGVQYRDPNVRMNDWKEVMEESKPGPLLKTQSARCMDCGTPFCHQENSGCPLGNKIPEFNELVYQNRWREALDRLLETNNFPEFTGRVCPAPCEGSCVLGIIENPVSIKSIECAIIDKGFEEGWMVPRPPLKRTGKSIAIIGSGPSGLAAADQLNRMGHSVTVYERADRIGGLMMYGVPNMKTDKVDVVQRRVNLMVEEGVKFVVNANIGKDPSYSLDRLREENDAIVLAIGATKPRDLPVPGRDLSGVHFAMEFLHANTKSLLDSDLQDGNYISAKGKKVVVIGGGDTGTDCIGTSIRHGCSSIVNLELLPQPPQTRAPGNPWPQWPRIFRVDYGHQEAATKFGKDPRSYEVLTKRFIGDDNGTVKGLEVVRVRWEKDASGRFQFKEVEGSEEIIEADLVLLAMGFLGPESTLAEKLGVEQDNRSNLKAEYGRFTTNVDGVFAAGDCRRGQSLVVWAISEGRQAAAQVDKYLTKEDKDTSVEGENQDSVKRHQDLPQKQQTVMK comes from the exons ATGAAATTGGATGCTGGATTGGATGGCTTGGGTGAGTTG ATACATTCTCGGTTTTCAACAAATACATTTCCTAGCTGGGATCGTGCACAACCAATGCGTGTCTTGGGCCATAATGGGGAAATTAATACACTTAGAGGCAATATAAACTG GATGAAGGCACGTGAAGGATTATTAAAGTGCAAGGAGCTTGGTCTCTCGAAGAATGAGATGAAAAAGCTTCTTCCCATTGTGGATGCCAGTTCATCTGATTCAG GGGCTTTTGATGGTGTCCTTGAGCTTCTGGTTCGAGCTGGTAGAAGTCTCCCCGAAGCAGTAATGATGATGATCCCTGAAGCCTGGCAAAATGACAAAAATATGGATCCTCAGCGGAAGGCCTTGTATGAATATTTCTCAGCTCTAATGGAGCCATGGGATGGACCTGCTCTCATATCAT TTACTGATGGTCGCTACCTTGGAGCTACATTGGATCGCAATGGGCTCCGTCCCGGTCGGTTTTATGTTACACACAGTGGACGAGTCATCATGGCCAGTGAAGTTGGTGTAGTGGATATTCCTCCTGCAGATGTGCTCAGGAAAGGAAGACTAAACCCTGGGATGATgcttttggtagattttgaaaaCCACATTGTTGTCGACGATGAAGCATTGAAGCAACAATATTCACTAGCTAGGCCTTATGGGGAATGGCTTCAGAGGCAAAAAATTGAACTCAATGACATTGTAGACTCAGTTCAGGAATCAGAGAGGCTCCCTCCCTCAATTGCTGGATCTATGCCA GCTTCCAATGATGATGACAACATGGATAACTTAGGAATTCATGGCTTATTGGCTCCATTGAAGGCTTTTGG CTATACCGTTGAGGCTTTGGAGATGCTGCTGCTTCCCATGGCTAAAGATGGGACAGAGGCCCttggttcaatgggaaatgatGCTCCATTGGCAGTTATGTCCAACCGAGAGAAGCTTACATTTGAATATTTCAAGCAAATGTTTGCTCAAGTAACCAATCCCCCTATTGATCCTATTCGAGAGAAAATAGTGACTTCCATGGAATGCATGATTGGTCCAGAAGGAGATCTAACAGAAACAACGGAAGAGCAATGTCATCGTCTTTCACTGAAGGGGCCTCTTTTATCAATTGAAGAGACTGAAgcaattaaaaagatgaatttcAAAGGTTGGCGGAGTAAAGTTCTTGACATAACTTATTCAAAGGACTGTGGGAGGAAGGGTTTAGAGGAAACCTTGGACAGGATTTGTGCTGAAGCACGAGATGCGATTAAGGAAGGTTATACATTACTGGTGCTTTCTGACAGAG CTTTTTCATCGAAGCGTGTTGCTGTGAGCTCCCTCTTGGCTGTTGGTGCTGTTCATCACCATCTTGTTAAAAATCTTGAGCGTACGCGAGTTGGATTAATAGTTGAATCTGCAGAACCACGTGAAGTGCACCATTTCTGCACATTGGTTGGATTTGGTGCAGATGCTATATGCCCATATTTGGCCATAGAGACTATTTGGAGATTGCAGGTAGATGGGAAGATTCCTCCTAAATCTAGTGGTGAGTTCCACTCGAAGGAAGAGCTGGTCAAGAAATATTTCAAGGCAAGCAACTATGGAATGATGAAGGTTCTTGCCAAAATGGGGATATCTACTCTGGCCTCATACAAGGGTGCTCAGATCTTTGAAGCATTGGGCCTCTCTTCAGAAGTGATTGAGAAATGCTTTGCAGGAACTCCGAGCAGAGTTGAAGGAGCAACATTTGAGATGCTAGCTCGTGATGCACTTCATTTGCATGAGTTAGCATTCCCTTCTCGGGCTTTCGCTCCAGGAAGTGCAGAAGCTGTAGCACTGCCTAATCCTGGAGATTATCACTGGAGGAAAGGTGGTGAGGTTCACTTGAATGATCCTCTTGCTATAGCAAAGCTGCAAGAAGCTGCCAGGAGTAACAGCGTTGCTGCCTACAAGGAATATGCCAAACGTATCCATGAATTGAATAAAACCTGTAACCTGCGTGGCATGTTGAAGTTTAAGGAGTCAGAAGCCAAAATTCCATTGGATGAGGTGGAACCTGCCAGTGAAATTGTGAAAAGGTTTTGTACTGGGGCCATGAGTTATGGATCAATATCATTGGAGGCACACGCAACCCTGGCTATTGCTATGAATACACTTGGGGGGAAATCAAATACTG GTGAGGGAGGTGAGCAACCATCTCGTATGGTACCTCTACCTGATGGTTCTAGGAATCCAAAACGAAGTGCTATCAAGCAGGTTGCAAGTGGAAGATTTGGAGTTTCAAGTTATTACCTTACTAATGCTGATGAACTACAAATAAAGATGGCTCAG GGTGCCAAGCCTGGTGAAGGAGGGGAACTTCCAGGTCATAAGGTAATAGGAGATATTGCTGTCACTAGAAACTCTACAGCTGGTGTGGGACTTATCAGCCCACCTCCCCATCATGATATCTATTCAATTGAAGACCTTGCACAGCTGATTCATGATCTTAAG AATTCAAATCCCTCAGCTCGAATCAGTGTGAAGCTGGTATCTGAAGCTGGTGTGGGAGTAATTGCTAGTGGGGTTGTCAAGGGGCATGCAGACCATGTCTTAATATCTGGTCATGATGGTGGCACTGGGGCCTCACGATGGACTGGCATAAAAAATGCTGGGCTTCCATGGGAACTTGGTTTGGCTGAGACCCACCAAACTCTAGTTGCCAATGATCTCCGTGGCCGTACAGTTCTCCAGACTGATGGCCAACTTAAAACTGGAAGAGATGTGGCCATTGCTGCACTTCTTGGTGCAGAAGAATTTGGCTTCAGCACAGCTCCTCTAATAACTCTGGGTTGTATTATGATGCGAAAATGCCACAAGAACACCTGCCCAGTGGGCATCGCTACTCAGGATCCTGTGCTGAGAGAAAAATTTGCTGGAGAGCCTGAGCATGTTATAAACTTTTTCTTTATGCTAGCTGAGGAGGTCAGGGAGATAATGTCTCAGCTTGGTTTCCGAACAGTTACTGAGATGGTTGGTCGTTCAGATATGCTTGAGGTTGATAAGGAAGTCCTTAGTAATAATGAGAAACTTCAGAATATTGACCTCTCCTTGCTTCTCAGACCTGCTGCTGATATTCGCCCTGAAGCTGCTCAATATTGTATTCAAAAACAGGATCATGGCTTGGATATGGCTTTGGACCAAAAACTCATTAAACTATCTACTGCTGCTCTAGAGAAAGGTCTTCCTGTATACATTGAAACACCTATATGCAATGTGAACCGTGCAGTTGGAACAATGCTGAGCCATGAAGTGACTAAGCGCTACCACCTTGCAGGGCTTCCAGCTGGTACAATTCATATCAAACTCTCAGGAAGTGCAGGGCAGAGCTTGGGAGCTTTCCTGTGCCCTGGCATCATGCTGGAGCTTGAAGGTGATAGCAATGACTATGTTGGAAAAGGATTATCAGGTGGAAAAATTGTAGTTTATCCTCCTAAAGGAAGCCGGTTTGATCCTAAGGAAAACATAGTAATTGGTAATGTGGCTCTCTATGGAGCTACTTCCGGGGAAGCATATTTCAATGGAATGGCAGCAGAAAGATTTTGTGTTCGTAATTCAGGTGCTAAAGCAGTTGTAGAAGGCGTTGGTGATCATGGTTGTGAGTACATGACTGGTGGGACTGTTGTTGTACTTGGAAAAACTGGCAGGAATTTTGCTGCAGGTATGAGTGGTGGTATTGCTTATGTCCTTGATGTGGATGGAAAATTTCAATCTCGGTGCAATCCTGAGCTGGTGGACCTTGATAAAATTGAAGAAGAGGAGGATATTGTTACTCTAAAGATGATGATTCAGCAACATCAGCGCCATACCAACAGCCAGTTAGCTAGAGAAGTACTTGCTAACTTTGAGAGTCTTCTGCCCAAATTCATAAAAGTATTCCCCAGAGATTACAAACGTGTTCTGGCAAAGATGAAAGACCAGGAAGCATCTGAACGTGCTGCAAAAGAAGCTGAGGAGCAAGATGAGGTAGAGCTGATGGAGAAAGATGCTTTTGAAGAGCTCAAGAAGTTGGCAGCTGCATCTTCGAATGAGAAATCAAGTCTG ACAGTCGAGGCTGAACCAGTCAAGAGGCCTACTCAGGTTTCTGATGCTGTGAAACATCGTGGTTTTGTTGCTTACGAGCGTGAAGGTGTTCAATATAGAGATCCTAATGTTCGGATGAATGACTGGAAGGAGGTCATGGAGGAATCAAAACCTGGCCCACTTTTAAAGACACAGTCTGCTCGCTGCATGGACTGTGGTACTCCTTTCTGCCATCAG GAGAACTCTGGATGTCCTCTCGGAAACAAAATACCTGAATTCAATGAACTGGTGTACCAAAATAGGTGGCGTGAAGCACTAGATCGTCTTCTAGAGACAAATAACTTCCCAGAGTTCACTGGCCGAGTGTGCCCTGCACCATGTGAAGGGTCTTGTGTGCTTGGTATTATTGAGAATCCTGTGTCTATCAAAAGCATTGAATGTGCTATCATAGACAAGGGATTTGAGGAAGGGTGGATGGTGCCACGACCTCCTCTCAAGAGAACAGG GAAAAGCATTGCTATTATTGGAAGTGGACCATCTGGCTTGGCTGCTGCTGATCAACTAAATAGAATGGGTCACTCTGTGACTGTGTATGAGCGTGCTGATAGAATTGGAGGGCTTATGATGTATGGAGTCCCTAACATGAAGACTGATAAGGTGGATGTAGTTCAGCGACGTGTTAACCTTATGGTTGAGGAAGGAGTTAAATTTGTCGTCAATGCAAATATTGGAAAAGACCCGTCCTACTCCCTTGACCGGCTTCGAGAGGAAAATGATGCCATTGTTTTGGCAATTGGAGCCACAAAACCCAG GGACCTTCCTGTACCAGGACGAGATTTATCTGGTGTTCATTTTGCAATGGAATTCCTACATGCAAATACTAAAAGCTTGCTTGATAGTGATCTCCAAGATGGTAACTACATATCAGCTAAGGGCAAGAAAGTAGTAGTCATCGGTGGAGGTGACACTGGTACAGATTGCATTGGGACATCTATCCGGCATGGATGTAGCAGCATTGTAAATCTTGAGTTGCTTCCTCAGCCACCGCAGACAAGAGCTCCTGGCAATCCTTGGCCACAG TGGCCTCGCATATTCCGTGTAGACTATGGGCACCAAGAAGCTGCTACCAAATTTGGAAAAGACCCAAGATCCTATGAGGTTTTGACTAAGAGGTTTATAGGAGATGATAATGGAACTGTGAAAGGACTTGAGGTGGTTCGTGTGCGTTGGGAGAAGGATGCCAGTGGGAGGTTCCAATTCAAGGAAGTTGAGGGCTCAGAGGAAATAATCGAGGCTGACCTTGTCCTGCTAGCCATGGGATTCCTTGGCCCTGAGTCG ACACTGGCAGAAAAATTAGGTGTGGAGCAAGACAATCGATCAAACTTGAAGGCAGAGTATGGCCGCTTCACGACCAATGTGGATGGAGTCTTTGCAGCTGGAGATTGTCGACGTGGTCAGTCATTAGTCGTGTGGGCAATCTCGGAAGGAAGGCAAGCTGCTGCACAAGTCGACAAATACCTGACTAAGGAAGACAAGGACACAAGTGTAGAGGGTGAGAACCAAGATTCCGTCAAGCGGCACCAAGACCTTCCCCAAAAGCAGCAAACTGTCATGAAATAG